The proteins below are encoded in one region of Saccopteryx leptura isolate mSacLep1 chromosome 1, mSacLep1_pri_phased_curated, whole genome shotgun sequence:
- the SMDT1 gene encoding essential MCU regulator, mitochondrial gives MASGVARWLALAPVQSGALRSRPSLKKDGDISAGRGGLGRSLVPSRSVIVTRSGAILPKPVKMSFGLLRVFSIVIPFLYVGTLISKNFAALLEEHDIFVPEDDDDDD, from the exons ATGGCGTCCGGAGTGGCTCGCTGGCTGGCATTGGCACCCGTCCAATCCGGGGCTCTCCGGAGCCGACCGAGCTTGAAGAAAGATGGCGATATCTCCGCCGGACGGGGCGGCTTAGGTCGGAGCCTGGTACCCTCGAGGTCAGTCATCGTTACTCGCAGCGGCGCCATTTTGCCCAAACCTGTAAAA ATGTCCTTCGGCCTTCTCCGTGTGTTCTCCATTGTGATCCCCTTTCTCTATGTTGGGACACTCATTAGCAAGAACTTTGCTGCTCTACTTGAGGAGCATGACATTTTTGTCCcagaggatgatgatgatgacgattaA
- the NDUFA6 gene encoding NADH dehydrogenase [ubiquinone] 1 alpha subcomplex subunit 6 encodes MAASGLRRVAAAAASTSVKPIFSRDMNEAKRRVRELYRAWYREVPNTVNLFQLDISVKQGRDKVREMFMKNAHITDPRVVDLLVIKGKMELEETIQVWKQRTHVMRFFHETEAPRPKDFLSKFYIGHDP; translated from the exons ATGGCGGCGAGTGGTCTCCGCCGTGTTGCTGCTGCGGCGGCCAGCACCTCAGTGAAGCCCATTTTCAGTCGGGACATGAACGAGGCCAAACGGAGGGTGCGCGAGCTCTATCGCGCCTGGTATCGGGAGGTGCCAAACACTG TGAACTTATTCCAGCTAGACATCTCTGTGAAACAGGGACGAGATAAAGTTCGAGAAATGTTTATGAAGAATGCCCACATCACAGACCCCAGAGTGGTTGATCTTCTGGTCATTAAG GGAAAGATGGAACTGGAGGAAACAATTCAGGTGTGGAAGCAGCGGACACATGTTATGCGGTTCTTCCATGAAACAGAAGCACCAAGGCCAAAGGATTTCCTGTCCAAGTTTTATATTGGCCACGACCCATGA
- the NAGA gene encoding LOW QUALITY PROTEIN: alpha-N-acetylgalactosaminidase (The sequence of the model RefSeq protein was modified relative to this genomic sequence to represent the inferred CDS: deleted 1 base in 1 codon), with amino-acid sequence MLWKTVLLLALVDQVLVLENGLLRKPPMGWLAWERFRCNIDCDEDPKNCISERLFMDMADRLAQDGWRDLGYTYLNIDDCWIGGRDDKGYLVADSKRFPNGIAFLVDYAHSLGLKLGIYEDMGNFTCMGYPGTTLDKVVQDAQTFANWKVDMLKLDGCFSTPEERAKGYPMMAAALNATGHPIAFSCSWPAYEGGLPPKVNYSLLADTCNLWRNYGDIQDSWGSVLSILDWFVENQDILQPVAGPGHWNDPDMLLIGNFGLSFEQARAQMALWTVLAAPLFMSTDLRTISAQNMDILQNPLMIKINQDPLGIQGRRILKEKSHIEVFLRPLASDAYALVFFSRRTDMPYRFHSSLAQLSFTSSSLYEAQDVYTGAVISGLRAETNFTVIINPSGVVMWYLYPVSRLGIPQQ; translated from the exons ATGTTATGGAAGACAG TGCTCTTGCTGGCCCTAGTGGACCAGGTGCTGGTGCTGGAGAATGGGCTCCTGCGGAAGCCACCCATGGGCTGGCTGGCCTGGGAACGCTTCCGCTGTAACATTGACTGTGATGAGGATCCAAAAAACTGCATCAG TGAGCGGCTCTTCATGGATATGGCTGACCGGCTGGCACAGGACGGATGGCGGGACCTGGGCTACACATACCTTAACATTGATGACTGCTGGATTGGTGGGCGAGATGACAAAGGCTACCTGGTGGCTGATTCCAAGCGCTTCCCCAATGGCATTGCCTTCCTGGTTGACTAT GCTCACTCCCTGGGCCTGAAGCTGGGCATCTATGAGGACATGGGCAACTTCACCTGCATGGGTTACCCAGGCACCACACTAGACAAGGTGGTCCAGGATGCTCAAACCTTTGCCAACTGGAAGGTGGACATGCTGAAGCTGGATGGCTGCTTTTCGACCCCAGAGGAACGGGCCAAGG GGTACCCCATGATGGCTGCTGCCCTGAATGCCACAGGCCACCCCATTGCCTTCTCCTGCAGCTGGCCAGCCTATGAAGGGGGCCTTCCCCCCAAG GTGAACTACAGTCTGCTGGCAGACACCTGCAACCTCTGGCGCAACTATGGTGACATCCAGGACTCCTGGGGGAGTGTGCTGTCCATCCTGGACTGGTTTGTGGAGAATCAGGACATACTGCAGCCAGTGGCAGGCCCTGGGCACTGGAATGACCCAGACATG CTGCTCATCGGGAACTTCGGCCTCAGCTTTGAGCAAGCCCGAGCTCAGATGGCCCTATGGACAGTGCTGGCGGCC CCCCTCTTCATGTCTACAGACCTGCGCACCATTTCCGCCCAAAACATGGACATTCTGCAGAATCCACTCATGATCAAAATCAACCAGGATCCCTTAGGCATCCAGGGACGCAGGATTCTCAAG GAGAAATCCCACATTGAGGTGTTCCTGCGGCCGCTGGCCAGTGATGCCTATGCCTTAGTCTTCTTCAGCCGCAGGACAGATATGCCTTATCGCTTCCACTCCTCCCTCGCCCAGCTCTCCTTCACCAGCTCCAGCTTGTATGAG GCCCAGGATGTCTACACCGGTGCGGTCATCAGTGGCCTCCGGGCTGAAACCAACTTTACAGTGATCATCAACCCTTCAGGAGTGGTGATGTGGTACCTGTATCCTGTCAGCAGGTTGGGGATACCCCAGCAATGA
- the PHETA2 gene encoding sesquipedalian-2 has translation MGAMKLNEKSVTHYALSNSPADHMGFLRTWGGPGTPPTPSGTGRRCWFVLKGNLLFSFESREGRAPLGLVVLEGCTVELAEAPVPEEFAFTIRFDAPGVRPHLLAADGPAAQEAWVKVLSRASFGYMRLVVRELENQLRDARQSLALHRHSSWKAVTSRCKTQAPDHLSRGLENGHTLSKDCSPKGLVEVESSRPAGRGGAECELQGPASLLLGRGQSPVSPETSCFSTLHDWYGQEILELRRGWLQRARGNQPQCEEQDRA, from the coding sequence ATGGGAGCCATGAAGCTGAACGAGAAAAGTGTGACCCACTATGCACTGAGCAACTCCCCAGCAGACCACATGGGCTTCCTGCGCACTTGGGGGGGCCCAGGGACTCCACCTACCCCCAGTGGCACTGGCCGGAGATGCTGGTTTGTCCTCAAGGGCAACCTGCTGTTCTCCTTTGAGAGCCGAGAAGGCCGGGCCCCTCTGGGACTGGTGGTGTTAGAGGGCTGCACAGTAGAACTGGCCGAAGCTCCCGTTCCTGAGGAGTTTGCCTTCACCATCCGCTTTGACGCCCCTGGTGTGCGTCCACACCTGCTTGCAGCTGATGGACCGGCAGCCCAGGAGGCCTGGGTGAAAGTACTGTCCCGGGCAAGCTTTGGCTACATGCGCCTGGTGGTGCGTGAGCTGGAGAACCAGTTGCGTGATGCCCGTCAGAGCCTGGCCTTGCATCGCCACTCATCCTGGAAGGCTGTTACCAGCCGCTGTAAGACCCAGGCTCCAGACCACTTGTCTAGGGGCCTAGAGAATGGCCACACCCTTTCCAAGGATTGCAGCCCTAAGGGCTTGGTGGAAGTAGAAAGTAGCAGGCCAGCAGGGCGGGGTGGGGCTGAATGTGAGTTGCAGGGCCCTGCCAGCCTTCTTCTAGGCAGGGGCCAGAGCCCTGTATCCCCTGAGACCTCTTGCTTCTCTACCCTGCACGATTGGTACGGCCAGGAGATCCTGGAGCTGAGGCGTGGATGGCTGCAGAGGGCCCGGGGGAACCAGCCACAATGTGAGGAACAGGATAGGGCATGA